In a single window of the Streptomyces sp. NBC_00285 genome:
- a CDS encoding DUF3817 domain-containing protein, with the protein MDLKTASAIRRLRLISVPEGVSWIILATCTVIKYTVASGFDVAPVLGPIHGVLFVIYVIFWADAWNRTKWAKGKAALYFAYSVIPGGGFIIERALRREAEDAVIASRARNEGVVNA; encoded by the coding sequence GTGGACCTCAAGACAGCCTCCGCCATCCGCCGCCTCCGCCTCATCTCCGTGCCGGAGGGTGTGTCCTGGATCATTCTGGCGACCTGCACCGTCATCAAGTACACGGTCGCCTCCGGCTTCGACGTCGCCCCCGTGCTCGGCCCGATTCACGGGGTGCTGTTCGTCATCTACGTGATCTTCTGGGCGGACGCCTGGAACCGCACCAAGTGGGCCAAGGGCAAGGCGGCGCTCTACTTCGCGTACTCGGTCATCCCGGGCGGCGGCTTCATCATCGAGCGCGCGCTGCGCCGCGAGGCCGAGGACGCCGTGATCGCCTCCCGCGCCCGCAACGAAGGGGTCGTGAACGCATGA
- a CDS encoding MTH1187 family thiamine-binding protein → MIVAFSVTPLGVGEDVGEYVADAVRVVRESGLPNRTDAMFTSIEGEWDEVMDVVKRAVAAVEARAPRVSLVLKADIRPGVTDGLTSKVETVERHLAD, encoded by the coding sequence ATGATCGTCGCCTTCTCCGTGACCCCGCTGGGGGTCGGCGAGGACGTGGGGGAGTACGTCGCCGATGCGGTGCGTGTCGTCCGTGAGTCGGGGCTGCCCAACCGCACCGACGCCATGTTCACCTCGATCGAGGGCGAGTGGGACGAGGTGATGGACGTCGTGAAGCGGGCCGTGGCCGCCGTGGAGGCGCGGGCACCGCGTGTCTCGCTGGTCCTCAAGGCGGACATTCGCCCGGGCGTCACGGACGGTCTGACCTCAAAGGTGGAGACGGTGGAGCGGCACCTCGCGGACTGA
- a CDS encoding DUF4166 domain-containing protein: MTSMFRTVMGADFDRLHPQLQRRFSVGLASGEACTGRGVMDRVWHGRTFVKPFLALGATRNILVPRPGRNVPFVIENVPYVDTYGRETVTFVRTFDLPGRPRRFDAQMVLSPKGDRILDYLGTHQHLASELHFHAEPDGSLLIRSGEHRFREGVVDLRVPEPVGATAEVRESYDDESGRFRIQVRVVNRYFGPLFGYEGSFEATYTDIAACGVRPGLRPVREEARA, translated from the coding sequence ATGACCTCGATGTTCCGCACGGTGATGGGTGCCGACTTCGACCGCCTGCATCCCCAGCTCCAGCGCCGCTTCTCGGTCGGTCTCGCGAGCGGCGAGGCCTGCACCGGCCGGGGTGTGATGGACCGCGTCTGGCACGGCCGGACCTTCGTGAAGCCGTTCCTGGCGCTTGGGGCCACGCGCAACATCCTGGTGCCGAGACCGGGGCGGAACGTGCCGTTCGTGATCGAGAACGTGCCCTACGTCGACACCTACGGCCGTGAGACGGTGACCTTCGTGCGCACCTTCGACCTGCCCGGCCGCCCCCGACGCTTCGACGCCCAGATGGTGCTGAGCCCCAAGGGTGACCGCATCCTCGACTACCTCGGCACCCACCAGCACCTGGCCAGCGAGCTGCACTTCCACGCCGAGCCCGACGGCTCGCTGCTGATCCGCTCCGGGGAGCACCGGTTCCGGGAGGGCGTGGTGGACCTCCGGGTGCCCGAGCCGGTCGGCGCGACCGCCGAGGTGCGGGAGTCGTACGACGACGAATCCGGCCGCTTCCGCATCCAGGTCCGGGTCGTCAACCGGTACTTCGGCCCGCTCTTCGGCTACGAGGGCTCCTTCGAGGCGACGTACACCGACATCGCCGCCTGCGGAGTGCGCCCCGGTCTCCGGCCGGTCCGCGAGGAGGCGCGCGCATGA
- a CDS encoding TetR/AcrR family transcriptional regulator, giving the protein MSPETAKSLETKTKLLEGALRTLTEQGIAKTSARTVAATAGVNQALVFYHFGSVDELLAAACRYGAERSVARYRDRFAAVSSLSELLVVGRRVHEEERAGGHVALLGQLLAGAQTHATLGPATAAGLELWIAEIEKTLVRVLAATPFGEFADPAGLARAVAASFVGIELYEGVDAAGAGAALDALEQLGVLVAALEDLGPVAQRAVRLHLRRTGRR; this is encoded by the coding sequence ATGAGTCCCGAGACCGCGAAGTCCCTGGAGACGAAGACCAAACTCCTGGAAGGCGCCCTGCGGACCCTCACCGAACAGGGCATCGCCAAGACCTCCGCCCGCACGGTCGCGGCGACCGCCGGGGTCAACCAGGCCCTGGTCTTCTACCACTTCGGTTCCGTCGACGAACTCCTCGCGGCGGCCTGCCGCTACGGGGCCGAACGTTCGGTGGCCCGGTACCGGGACCGGTTCGCCGCGGTGAGCTCGCTGTCCGAACTCCTCGTGGTGGGGCGGCGCGTCCACGAGGAGGAGCGGGCCGGCGGACATGTCGCCCTCCTCGGCCAGCTGCTGGCCGGTGCCCAGACCCACGCCACGCTCGGCCCGGCCACCGCGGCGGGTCTGGAGCTGTGGATCGCCGAGATCGAGAAGACCCTCGTCCGGGTCCTCGCGGCCACGCCCTTCGGGGAGTTCGCCGACCCGGCGGGCCTGGCCCGTGCGGTGGCCGCGTCCTTCGTGGGCATCGAGCTGTACGAAGGGGTCGACGCGGCGGGCGCCGGCGCGGCCCTGGACGCGCTGGAGCAACTCGGCGTGCTCGTCGCCGCGTTGGAGGACCTGGGCCCGGTCGCCCAGCGCGCGGTGCGCCTCCACCTCCGCAGGACCGGCCGCCGCTGA
- a CDS encoding glycosyltransferase family 2 protein, producing the protein MRPDGYDYDTYSRLAGPLTEPAGSAYRVQYTSLLSREPRRIRAVLLMCLAPLLTAALLVYLVWPSHWVEREGGASWMVHLDVVMLIAIGLIELFMVVNVASVAHATLVARDPVPVVPEAGTRVAFLTTYVPGKEPLAMVRATLEGATRITHTGPLDVWLLDEGDDAQARALCVELGVRHFTRHGVPEWNRAKGVHKARTKHGNYNAWLAMHGDAYEFYASVDTDHVPLPNFLERMMGYFRDPDVAFVVGPQVYGNYHNPVTKAAESQQFLFHALIQRAGNRYRSPMFVGTNNVVRIAAVKQIGGLYDSITEDMATGFELHRHRNPRTGTRWRSVYTPDVLAVGEGPASWTDFFTQQLRWSRGTYETLLKQYWKAPFTMPPGRLFSYTLMLVYYPMTAVNWFLGILSCFLFLWFGASGTQVAASVWLMLYSDAAALQIGLYLWNRRHNVSPHEPEGSSGLAGMAMSALSAPIYLKSLGEALIRKPSRFVVTPKGGDSSPDRLWTFRIHLFWAVLLATSLAASVVLGHTHAAMRTWAALAMVIALAPVAVWVSTLLKERRERQALTTAPRVVDEPALATSSSVSGTTTGGN; encoded by the coding sequence GTGCGGCCGGACGGCTACGACTACGACACCTACAGCCGACTCGCCGGGCCGCTCACGGAGCCGGCCGGGTCGGCGTACCGGGTGCAGTACACCTCGCTGCTGTCGAGGGAGCCCCGCCGAATACGTGCCGTCCTGCTGATGTGCCTGGCGCCGCTCCTCACCGCGGCCCTCCTCGTCTACCTCGTGTGGCCCAGCCACTGGGTGGAACGCGAGGGCGGGGCGTCCTGGATGGTCCACCTCGATGTCGTGATGCTCATAGCCATCGGCCTGATCGAGCTGTTCATGGTGGTCAACGTCGCCTCCGTCGCCCACGCCACCCTCGTCGCCAGGGACCCCGTCCCCGTCGTCCCCGAGGCCGGCACCCGCGTCGCCTTCCTCACGACGTACGTCCCCGGCAAGGAACCCCTCGCGATGGTCCGCGCCACCCTCGAAGGTGCCACGAGGATCACCCACACCGGTCCCCTGGACGTCTGGCTCCTCGACGAAGGGGATGACGCACAGGCCAGGGCCCTGTGCGTGGAACTCGGAGTGCGCCACTTCACCCGCCACGGCGTTCCCGAGTGGAACCGTGCGAAGGGCGTCCACAAGGCCCGCACCAAGCACGGCAACTACAACGCCTGGCTCGCGATGCACGGCGACGCCTACGAGTTCTACGCCTCCGTGGACACGGACCACGTCCCGCTCCCGAACTTCCTGGAGCGGATGATGGGGTACTTCCGCGACCCGGACGTCGCCTTCGTCGTGGGACCGCAGGTGTACGGCAACTACCACAACCCCGTCACCAAGGCCGCCGAGTCCCAGCAGTTCCTCTTCCACGCGCTGATCCAGCGGGCCGGAAACCGGTACCGCTCACCCATGTTCGTCGGCACCAACAACGTCGTACGCATCGCCGCCGTCAAGCAGATCGGCGGCCTGTACGACTCCATCACCGAGGACATGGCCACCGGCTTCGAACTCCACCGGCACCGCAACCCGCGAACGGGCACCCGCTGGCGGTCCGTCTACACCCCGGACGTGCTGGCCGTGGGCGAGGGCCCGGCCTCCTGGACCGACTTCTTCACCCAGCAGCTGCGCTGGTCGAGAGGGACGTACGAGACGCTTCTCAAGCAGTACTGGAAGGCGCCCTTCACCATGCCTCCCGGCCGCCTGTTCTCCTACACCCTGATGCTCGTCTACTACCCGATGACCGCCGTCAACTGGTTCCTCGGCATCCTCAGCTGCTTCCTGTTCCTCTGGTTCGGCGCCTCCGGCACCCAGGTCGCCGCCTCCGTCTGGCTGATGCTCTACAGCGACGCGGCCGCCCTCCAGATCGGGCTCTACCTGTGGAACCGGCGCCACAACGTCTCCCCGCACGAGCCGGAGGGCTCCAGCGGCCTCGCGGGCATGGCGATGTCGGCCCTGTCCGCGCCGATCTACCTCAAGTCCCTCGGCGAGGCACTCATCAGGAAGCCCAGCCGTTTCGTGGTGACGCCCAAGGGCGGTGACAGCAGCCCCGACCGACTGTGGACCTTCCGGATCCACCTGTTCTGGGCGGTTCTCCTCGCGACCTCCCTGGCCGCGTCGGTCGTCCTCGGCCACACACACGCGGCCATGCGCACCTGGGCGGCCCTCGCCATGGTGATCGCGCTCGCGCCGGTCGCGGTGTGGGTCTCGACGCTGCTGAAGGAGCGCCGGGAGCGGCAGGCGCTCACCACGGCGCCGAGAGTCGTCGACGAACCCGCCCTCGCCACCTCCTCTTCCGTCTCCGGCACCACGACAGGGGGCAACTAG
- a CDS encoding kelch motif-containing protein, which yields MAYQPSQKTKKTVLGIGGIALLAGLNAPAALDLAGEKYHAYRISRPEYQAKYGSWSRIDIPEKYRTNAIHAALLHTGKVLIVAGSGNEVKKFDEGSFDTILWDPKANTFKKIPTPDDFFCSGHAQLPDGRLLVAGGTARYELLDGETQRAGGGMRVKNENPDKAMFLKKGTRFRSPAGVEYVSRFDVTVPKAKRAQKVTYNRAGVMQPWQTQVTASEVRVFVEAAEKGPMSVTETQAQYEVVGLKGKDNDNTYGLSEKITMDKQDFQGIRAAYEFDPTAERYVPVAPMDKARWYPTLVGLDDGRVLAVSGLDDVGVIDPGDNEIYDPKTKKWTRGPKRYFPTYPALFLTKGGKLFYPASNAGYGPADRGREPGLWDLKTNTFKKVTGLRDPDETETSASLLLPPAQDQKVMILGGGGVGESRRSTPRTAVVDLKKDNPVFEEGPSLPQGTRYLNSVIMPDDTVFTSNGSEDYRGRSASNILKAQFYDPKGNVFREAAAPTVGRNYHSEGLLLPDGRVATFGSDPLFDDQQNTKLGHFEQRMEIFTPPALHRNATIRPALEDGPRLLDPHRRATYRTGHPERIVKARLMRPSAVTHTTDVEQRSIELGLTKGADSVTVEVPKDRALVPPGWYMLFVTDADGTPSEAKWLQVK from the coding sequence ATGGCCTACCAGCCGTCGCAGAAGACCAAGAAGACCGTCCTCGGTATCGGCGGCATCGCGCTCCTCGCCGGACTCAACGCCCCCGCCGCGCTCGACCTCGCGGGCGAGAAGTACCACGCGTACCGGATCTCACGGCCCGAGTACCAGGCGAAGTACGGCAGTTGGAGCCGGATCGACATCCCCGAGAAGTACCGCACCAACGCCATCCACGCGGCCCTTCTCCACACCGGCAAGGTGCTGATCGTCGCCGGGTCGGGCAACGAGGTGAAGAAGTTCGACGAGGGGTCCTTCGACACGATCCTGTGGGACCCGAAGGCGAACACCTTCAAGAAGATCCCCACCCCCGACGACTTCTTCTGCTCCGGACACGCCCAACTCCCCGACGGCCGCCTCCTCGTGGCCGGCGGCACCGCCCGCTACGAGCTCCTCGACGGCGAGACCCAGCGGGCCGGCGGCGGTATGCGGGTCAAGAACGAGAACCCCGACAAGGCGATGTTCCTGAAGAAGGGCACCCGCTTCCGCTCGCCCGCCGGAGTCGAGTACGTCAGCCGGTTCGACGTCACCGTCCCCAAGGCCAAACGCGCCCAGAAGGTGACCTACAACCGGGCCGGGGTGATGCAGCCCTGGCAGACCCAGGTGACCGCGAGCGAGGTCCGGGTCTTCGTCGAGGCCGCCGAGAAGGGGCCGATGTCGGTCACCGAGACGCAGGCGCAGTACGAGGTCGTCGGCCTCAAGGGCAAGGACAACGACAACACGTACGGGCTCAGCGAGAAGATCACCATGGACAAGCAGGACTTCCAGGGGATCCGCGCCGCCTACGAGTTCGACCCGACGGCCGAGCGGTACGTCCCGGTCGCCCCGATGGACAAGGCCCGCTGGTACCCGACCCTGGTCGGCCTCGACGACGGCCGTGTCCTCGCCGTGTCCGGCCTCGACGACGTCGGCGTGATCGACCCCGGCGACAACGAGATCTACGACCCGAAGACCAAGAAGTGGACCCGCGGCCCCAAGCGCTACTTCCCGACCTACCCCGCGCTCTTCCTCACCAAGGGCGGCAAGCTCTTCTACCCGGCGTCCAACGCCGGTTACGGCCCCGCCGACAGGGGCCGCGAGCCCGGCCTGTGGGACCTGAAGACCAACACCTTCAAGAAGGTGACCGGCCTGCGCGACCCCGACGAGACCGAGACCTCCGCCTCACTGCTCCTGCCGCCCGCGCAGGACCAGAAGGTGATGATCCTGGGCGGCGGAGGCGTCGGCGAGTCCAGGAGGTCGACGCCCCGCACGGCCGTCGTCGACCTGAAGAAGGACAACCCCGTCTTCGAGGAAGGCCCCAGCCTCCCGCAGGGCACGCGCTACCTGAACAGCGTGATCATGCCGGACGACACCGTCTTCACCTCGAACGGCTCCGAGGACTACCGCGGCCGCAGCGCCAGCAACATCCTCAAGGCCCAGTTCTACGACCCCAAGGGCAACGTCTTCCGGGAGGCCGCGGCCCCGACCGTCGGCCGCAACTACCACTCCGAGGGGCTGTTGCTGCCAGACGGAAGGGTCGCCACCTTCGGCTCCGACCCGCTCTTCGACGACCAGCAGAACACCAAGCTCGGCCACTTCGAGCAGCGCATGGAGATCTTCACCCCGCCCGCGCTGCACCGCAACGCCACCATCAGGCCCGCACTGGAGGACGGCCCGCGGCTGCTCGATCCGCACCGCCGGGCCACCTACCGGACCGGTCACCCCGAGCGGATCGTCAAGGCCCGGCTGATGCGGCCCAGCGCGGTCACGCACACCACCGACGTCGAGCAGCGGTCCATCGAGCTCGGCCTGACCAAGGGCGCCGACTCGGTGACGGTCGAGGTGCCGAAGGACCGCGCCCTCGTACCGCCGGGCTGGTACATGCTGTTCGTGACGGACGCGGACGGAACGCCGTCCGAGGCGAAGTGGCTCCAGGTCAAGTGA
- a CDS encoding glycoside hydrolase family 6 protein translates to MSRLIHAFAALAALGLATGCSSASGVGEASVAGAASAKANAAQPFWVDPASSAAQQIQLWQRQGRTRDAALLERIAGEPAALWPAGEIDPAPVIRAATASASQEGRTALFVAYDIPHRDCGQHSAGGAADADAYRAWIGKFAEGLGSAKALVVLEPDAVAHTVDGCTPGEYAAEREQLLKEAIARLKQQPGTKVYLDAGNPAWIREPRRLVAPLRRAGVAGADGFSLNVANFQTDAATKKYGLQLSAGLGGKHFVIDSSRNGNGPLPGAWCNPPGRALGTRPTTDTGEPALDAYLWIKRPGESDGTCQGGPDAGQWWPEYALGLAHNSQG, encoded by the coding sequence ATGTCCCGGCTGATCCACGCTTTCGCGGCGCTCGCGGCGCTCGGACTCGCGACGGGCTGTTCGTCCGCTTCCGGGGTCGGCGAGGCCTCCGTCGCCGGCGCCGCCTCCGCGAAGGCGAACGCCGCCCAGCCGTTCTGGGTCGACCCCGCGAGCTCCGCCGCCCAGCAGATCCAGCTGTGGCAGCGGCAGGGCCGTACCCGGGACGCCGCACTGCTGGAGCGAATCGCCGGCGAACCGGCCGCGCTGTGGCCGGCCGGCGAGATCGATCCGGCCCCGGTGATCAGGGCGGCCACCGCGTCGGCGTCCCAGGAAGGACGTACGGCACTGTTCGTGGCGTACGACATCCCGCACCGGGACTGCGGCCAGCACTCGGCGGGCGGGGCCGCGGACGCGGACGCCTACCGGGCGTGGATCGGGAAGTTCGCCGAGGGACTGGGCTCGGCGAAGGCGCTGGTGGTGCTGGAGCCGGACGCGGTGGCGCACACCGTCGACGGCTGCACGCCCGGGGAGTACGCGGCCGAGCGCGAGCAGCTGCTCAAGGAGGCGATCGCCCGGCTGAAGCAGCAGCCGGGCACCAAGGTGTACCTGGACGCGGGCAACCCGGCCTGGATCCGGGAGCCGCGGCGGCTGGTCGCCCCGCTCCGACGGGCCGGTGTCGCGGGCGCCGACGGCTTCTCCCTGAACGTCGCCAACTTCCAGACGGACGCGGCCACCAAGAAGTACGGCCTCCAGCTCTCGGCCGGCCTCGGCGGCAAGCACTTCGTCATCGACAGCAGCCGCAACGGCAACGGGCCCCTGCCCGGCGCCTGGTGCAACCCGCCCGGCCGGGCACTGGGCACCCGCCCCACCACCGACACCGGCGAGCCCGCCCTGGACGCCTATCTGTGGATCAAGCGGCCCGGGGAGTCGGACGGCACCTGCCAGGGCGGCCCCGACGCCGGTCAGTGGTGGCCGGAGTACGCCCTGGGACTGGCGCACAACTCGCAGGGCTGA
- a CDS encoding MarR family winged helix-turn-helix transcriptional regulator, whose translation MPKPLSLPFDPIARADELWKQRWGNVPSMSAITSIMRAQQILLSEVDAVVKPYGLTFARYEALVLLNFSKAGELTMSKIGERLMVHPTSVTNTVDRLVKSGLVDKRPNPNDGRGTLASITGKGREVVEAATRDLMAMDFGLGVYDAEECAEIFAMLRPLRVAARDFDEE comes from the coding sequence GTGCCGAAGCCGCTCAGTCTTCCCTTCGACCCCATCGCCCGCGCCGACGAGCTCTGGAAGCAGCGCTGGGGAAACGTGCCGTCCATGTCCGCGATCACCTCGATCATGCGCGCACAGCAGATCCTGCTCAGCGAGGTCGACGCGGTGGTCAAGCCGTACGGACTGACCTTCGCGCGGTACGAGGCGCTGGTGCTGCTCAACTTCTCCAAGGCGGGGGAGCTGACCATGTCGAAGATCGGCGAGCGGCTCATGGTGCACCCCACCTCCGTGACGAACACCGTGGACCGCCTGGTGAAGTCCGGTCTGGTCGACAAGCGGCCCAATCCCAACGACGGGCGCGGCACCCTCGCCTCCATCACCGGCAAGGGCCGTGAGGTCGTCGAGGCGGCCACCCGTGACCTCATGGCGATGGACTTCGGGCTCGGGGTGTACGACGCCGAGGAGTGCGCGGAGATCTTCGCGATGCTGCGGCCGCTGAGGGTCGCCGCCCGGGACTTCGACGAGGAGTGA
- a CDS encoding DUF3817 domain-containing protein codes for MKKSVLTRYRVLAYVTGVLLVLLCLSMIAKYGFDIDGAADFTRVVAIAHGWLYVVYLVFAFDLGSKAKWPVGKQLWVLLAGTVPTAAFFVERKITHELEGRIVDAAPAPVKA; via the coding sequence ATGAAAAAGAGCGTGCTGACCCGCTACCGCGTCCTGGCCTACGTCACCGGTGTGCTGCTGGTCCTGCTGTGCCTGAGCATGATCGCCAAGTACGGCTTCGACATCGACGGTGCCGCCGACTTCACCCGCGTCGTCGCCATCGCGCACGGCTGGCTGTACGTCGTCTACCTGGTCTTCGCCTTCGACCTGGGCTCCAAGGCGAAGTGGCCGGTCGGCAAGCAGCTGTGGGTCCTGCTCGCCGGGACGGTCCCCACGGCCGCCTTCTTCGTGGAGCGGAAGATCACTCACGAGCTCGAGGGCAGGATCGTGGACGCGGCTCCGGCGCCCGTCAAGGCGTAG
- a CDS encoding TetR/AcrR family transcriptional regulator gives MQSRTPAPRATGRPRSAAADTAILAATREALVELGWSKLTLGDVATRAGVAKTTLYRRWAGKNELVVDAVAELFDELELPDCGTLAADIEGVVLQFAAILARPEARNGLMAVVAESCRDDALRERIRSSIVDRQKRLVLEGRQRAQARGELPPESDLGETTRTVDLIFDMVAGAVVHRTLVSAEPADAEWAHGFTQVLLTGLAGTSAEKGRS, from the coding sequence ATGCAGAGCCGCACCCCCGCCCCGCGCGCCACAGGGCGCCCTCGCAGCGCCGCCGCGGACACCGCGATCCTCGCCGCGACGCGGGAGGCGCTGGTGGAACTGGGCTGGTCGAAGCTGACCTTGGGGGACGTGGCGACGCGAGCCGGGGTCGCCAAGACGACTCTGTACCGCCGCTGGGCCGGCAAGAACGAACTCGTCGTCGACGCGGTGGCGGAACTCTTCGACGAACTGGAACTGCCCGACTGCGGCACCCTCGCCGCCGACATCGAGGGCGTCGTCCTGCAGTTCGCGGCGATCCTGGCGCGGCCGGAGGCGCGGAACGGGCTGATGGCGGTGGTGGCGGAGTCGTGCCGCGACGACGCACTGCGCGAACGCATCCGTTCGTCGATCGTCGACCGTCAGAAGCGCCTGGTCCTGGAGGGCCGGCAGCGCGCCCAGGCGCGCGGCGAGCTGCCCCCGGAGTCGGACCTGGGGGAAACGACCCGCACGGTCGACCTGATCTTCGACATGGTGGCGGGTGCGGTGGTCCACCGCACCCTGGTGAGCGCGGAACCCGCGGACGCGGAATGGGCCCACGGCTTCACCCAGGTCCTGCTGACGGGCCTGGCGGGAACGTCCGCCGAGAAGGGCCGCTCCTAG
- a CDS encoding tetratricopeptide repeat protein — MQPRNMSMSGVVDLAAVKSAQEAKAKAEQARAEAARQGGGPGAVSPADLVIDVDEAGFERDVLQRSSEVPVVIDFWAEWCEPCKQLSPVLEQLVVEYGGRLLLAKIDVDANQMLMQQFGVQGIPAVFAVVAGQALPLFQGAAGKEQIQQTLDQLVQVAEERFGLTGLTVDPDAGPGAAPQPAAVPAGPYDALLEAAVRALDAGDFGGAVQAYKNVLSDDPGNSEAKLGLAQAELLHRVQGLDPQRARQDAAEKPDDAQAQIAAADLDLVGGHVEDAFGRLIDTVRRTAGDDRDAARLRLLELFEVVGADDPRVSAARRALARALF, encoded by the coding sequence ATGCAGCCACGGAACATGTCCATGAGCGGAGTCGTCGACCTCGCCGCGGTGAAGTCGGCCCAGGAGGCCAAGGCGAAGGCGGAGCAGGCGCGCGCCGAAGCGGCGCGGCAGGGCGGCGGCCCGGGCGCCGTCTCCCCGGCCGATCTCGTCATCGACGTCGACGAGGCGGGATTCGAGCGCGATGTCCTCCAGCGGTCCAGCGAGGTCCCGGTCGTCATCGACTTCTGGGCCGAGTGGTGCGAGCCCTGCAAGCAGCTGAGCCCGGTCCTTGAGCAGCTCGTCGTCGAGTACGGCGGACGCCTCCTCCTCGCCAAGATCGACGTCGACGCCAACCAGATGCTGATGCAGCAGTTCGGGGTGCAGGGCATCCCGGCCGTTTTCGCGGTCGTCGCGGGCCAGGCGCTGCCCCTCTTCCAGGGTGCCGCCGGCAAGGAACAGATCCAGCAGACCCTGGACCAGCTGGTGCAGGTCGCCGAGGAGCGCTTCGGGCTGACCGGCCTCACGGTCGACCCGGACGCCGGGCCGGGCGCCGCCCCGCAGCCCGCGGCCGTGCCGGCGGGGCCGTACGACGCACTCCTCGAAGCCGCCGTACGCGCCCTGGACGCCGGGGACTTCGGCGGGGCCGTCCAGGCCTACAAGAACGTACTGAGCGACGACCCGGGCAACTCCGAGGCCAAACTGGGGCTCGCCCAGGCCGAGTTGCTCCACCGGGTGCAGGGACTCGACCCGCAGCGGGCACGCCAGGACGCGGCCGAGAAGCCGGACGACGCCCAGGCGCAGATCGCCGCCGCCGACCTGGATCTGGTGGGCGGTCATGTCGAGGACGCGTTCGGACGGCTCATCGACACCGTGCGGCGCACGGCCGGTGACGACCGGGATGCCGCACGGCTGCGGCTCCTCGAGCTCTTCGAGGTGGTCGGCGCCGATGATCCGCGGGTGTCGGCGGCTCGCCGGGCGCTCGCGCGCGCCCTGTTCTGA
- a CDS encoding DUF6230 family protein, which translates to MQSQVRGGTRWKRFAVVMVPSVAAAACVGVGLAQGALAASFSVSGQEFKVSAGHLEGQGFAQYGAIDSGYTSTDGTSKTVRPVAVSSFKTAQITNMCQSVKTEIPLIGKTFYLRLDAGPDANHKVEAENLYIDVAQLDADATFKNIDIGVAVKDQSKGPAVRGGDNVLPGGFAQQADSADLTKVEQTAWATTAGTFKLSGLKMRLGTSSSMECF; encoded by the coding sequence ATGCAGTCCCAGGTGCGTGGCGGGACCAGATGGAAGCGCTTCGCTGTGGTCATGGTGCCCAGCGTCGCAGCGGCCGCATGCGTGGGTGTCGGGCTGGCGCAGGGTGCGCTCGCCGCGTCGTTCAGCGTGTCCGGCCAGGAGTTCAAGGTGTCCGCCGGACACCTTGAGGGCCAGGGCTTCGCCCAGTACGGCGCTATCGACTCCGGTTACACGTCGACCGACGGCACGAGCAAGACGGTGCGCCCGGTCGCGGTCTCGTCGTTCAAGACGGCTCAGATCACGAACATGTGCCAGTCGGTCAAGACCGAGATCCCGCTCATAGGCAAGACGTTCTACCTGCGTCTTGACGCGGGTCCGGACGCGAACCACAAGGTCGAGGCCGAGAACCTCTACATCGACGTCGCCCAGCTCGACGCCGACGCGACGTTCAAGAACATCGACATCGGTGTTGCGGTCAAGGACCAGAGCAAGGGCCCCGCGGTCAGGGGCGGCGACAACGTCCTGCCGGGCGGCTTCGCTCAGCAGGCCGACTCGGCCGACCTGACGAAGGTCGAGCAGACGGCGTGGGCCACCACGGCGGGCACCTTCAAGCTCAGCGGCCTGAAGATGCGTCTCGGCACCAGCTCCAGCATGGAGTGCTTCTGA
- a CDS encoding DUF6114 domain-containing protein codes for MSAETPAQSTGTFDRLRLRFRAWRGHRPFWAGLFTMLGGLPIAYFPYATFKLGTMSIAMATTAGAGSLIIGVLLVTLGLTMWFQYATRIFAGVAAIVLSLVSLVVSNIGGFILGFVFALVGGALAVSWVPGAPPQPQPLPEGGTDEGGAPLAADPDTAILRPVTDEPGAPYRAPESGHRATPDGTPEAAWAADNVNGGSRVG; via the coding sequence ATGAGTGCCGAGACTCCGGCCCAGAGCACCGGGACTTTTGACCGGTTGCGCCTGCGATTCCGTGCCTGGCGAGGCCACCGCCCCTTCTGGGCCGGTCTGTTCACGATGCTCGGCGGACTGCCGATCGCCTACTTCCCGTACGCCACCTTCAAGCTGGGCACCATGTCGATCGCCATGGCGACCACCGCGGGTGCGGGCTCCCTCATCATCGGTGTCCTCCTGGTGACCCTGGGCCTGACGATGTGGTTCCAGTACGCCACCCGCATCTTCGCCGGTGTCGCCGCGATCGTCCTCTCCCTGGTGTCCCTGGTGGTCTCCAACATCGGCGGCTTCATCCTGGGCTTCGTGTTCGCCCTCGTCGGCGGAGCGCTCGCGGTCTCCTGGGTGCCGGGAGCGCCGCCGCAGCCGCAGCCGCTGCCGGAGGGCGGGACGGACGAGGGCGGTGCGCCCCTGGCCGCCGACCCCGACACCGCGATCCTCAGGCCGGTGACGGACGAGCCGGGGGCGCCGTACCGGGCCCCCGAGTCCGGACACCGCGCGACCCCGGACGGTACGCCCGAGGCCGCCTGGGCCGCCGACAATGTGAACGGAGGGTCCCGTGTCGGCTGA